The window GGGAGAACTGTCGGCCCGGTGGGTTTACGGTTCGATTGACGCCGCTGACGATCCCCTCGGTGAGGGTCCCTTCGAGGCCGTATGGGTTGCCGACGGCGAGTACCTGCTGGCCGACGACGGGACGTTCCTCGGCCAGAGAGAGTGGCGAGGCCGACTCCGGGACGTGATCGACCTCGAGGACGGCCAGATCGCTGTGGGGGTCGGTGCCGACGAGGCGGGTGCTCGTCCAGTCGCCGTTGATGTACTGGAGGTCGGCGTCTTCCCCGCCGGCGACGACGTGGTCGTTCGTGACGACGTGGTTCTCGTCGAAGAGGAACCCGGACCCCTGGCCCCGACCGACGTCGCCGGTGATGGGGTCGGAGACCCCGAGCACTCGGACCATCGTGACCGAGTCGATGATCGTCTCGTAGACGTCGGTGTAAGCGGAGCCGTCGGCGACGTTCTCTCGGTCGATTTCGTGGACGGAACCGCCTTCGATCGGGTCGTCCCCTCGCGGTTCCGCACACCCGGCGACCGCGCCGAGGAGGCCGGCGCCGGCCGCCGCGAGGAACCGCCGCCGATCGACTCGCGAATCGTTCATAGCCGACGGCTAGGACTCCACGTATTTCAAGTTCCGGAAACAGTGAACGCCGTTCGACGACCCCTCGGCCGATTTTCGATCAGGAAACGAGGGGGTCTCGAGCGGAGTCGACCGCGTCGACGGGATTCCGACGCTGGCGACAGCACTCAGCCGAGCGGCGAGAAGGGAGGACGCGACGAACGGAAGGGAAAACGTGTTACCCGCGGCCCCCCGATTCCGGTACATGATCACGGAAGACGCCCGCGCGCTGCTCGCGACGGGAGGCGTCTGCGACTCCTGTCTCGGCCGCCCGTTCGCCGACAGGAGTTTCGGACTGACGAACGCCGAACGCGGTCGCGCACTGCGAACGACGGTCGCGCTGGCCGACGACGAGGACTTCGACCCGACCCCGCCCACGGACTGCTGGGTCTGTGAGGGGTACTGTGGCACCTTCGACCCGATCGCCGATGCAGTCGTCGAGGCGCTCGAGGGCGTCGACTTCGCCACCTACCAGGTCGGCACGCAGGTCCCGCCGCTGGTCGAGGAGAACGACCGACTGCTCCGGGAGGACGCCGGCCTCGAGCCCGACGTCGGCGAATCGCTCAAGCGGGAGGTAAACCGCGAGGTCGGCCGCCGCGTCGGCGCCAGGACGGGCGCCGAGGTCGACTTCGACCGCCCCGACGTGCTCGCGGTGGTCGACCTCGAGGGGTTCGACCCCCGCGAGGCCCTCGAAACGGGCTCGGTGACCGGCCACGCGGTGGACGTCCAGATCAACCCCGCGTTCGTCTACGGCCGCTACCGCAAACTCGAGCGCGATATCCCGCAGACGGAGTGGCCCTGCCGGGAGTGTGGCGGCAGCGGGATCCAGCTCGGCGACGACGGCGAGGAACCCTGCGACTACTGCGGAGGGTCGGGCTACATGTACGACACGAGCGTCGAACAGACGGTCCGCCCGCACGTCGTCGCGGCCATGGACGGCGACGAGGGTACCTTCCACGGCGCTGGCCGAGAGGACGTCGACGCCCGCATGCTCGAGGAGGGGCGGCCGTTCGTCCTCGAGGTGAAACGCCCCCACGAGCGCGACCCCGACCCGGCCGAACTCGAGGCGAAGATCAACGAGGCCGCCGACGGCAGCGTCGAGGTCGAGGGGCTCCGCCTGGCGACCTACGAGATGGTCGAACGCGTCAAGGAACACGACGCGAGCAAGCACTACCGCGCCGACGTCGAGTTCTCCGAGCCGGTCGACGAGAAGCGGTTCGACGAGGCGATCGCGGAACTCGACGGGACGACCCTCGCACAGGAGACGCCCCAGCGGGTCGACCACCGGCGCGCGGCGCTGACCCGCGAGCGGACGGTCTACGACCTCGAGGGCGAACTTCGGTCGTCGACCGAGGCCGAGGTGCGGCTCCACGGCGAGGGCGGGCTCTACGTCAAGGAGTTCGTGAGCGGCGACGACGGCCGCACCGAGCCGAGCCTGGCTGGCACGCTCGGGGTCGACGCCGAGGTGACCGCGCTTGACGTCACGGGCGTCGAGGGCGAGGACGAGCCGTTCGAACGCGAGGAGTACTTCCTGGACGAGCCACGCGACGGCGACGACGACAGCGACGACGACGGCAGCGACCGGAACTGACCTCGCTTACGCGTCCGCCGCCTCCTCCCGACCCGGATCGTGCGTCTCGTACCACTCGAGGAGCTGCTCGAGCCGGTGGATCGCCCGGTCCGGATCGCCGATATCGTGGTGTTCGTCCGGGTAGACGACGAGCTTCGCGTCGACGCCCTGTTTCCGCGCGGCGACGTACAACTGCTCCGACTGGGTGGGTGGACAGCGCCAGTCCTCGTCGCCGGCCATCACCAGCAGCGGCGTATCGATCCCGTCGGCCTCGAGGATCGCCGATCCCTCGTCGAACGTCTCTGGGTCCTCCCAGGGGAGGCCGAAGTCCGCCTCCATCCAGTTGTGCGAGTCGCTCGTGCCGAACTCCGCCCGGAGGTCGTAGATCCCGTGTTCGGGCGCGGCGGCGGCGAACAGGTCCGTCTGCGTGACGAGATACCCCTGTGCGATTCCACCGTAGGAGAAGCCGTACCCGAAGACGCGGTCGGGGTCGACCCAGCCCCGATCGACGAGCGACTCCACGCCGGCGACGATGTCGTCGACTTCGGCGGTTCCCCACCGCCCCTTCAGTACCTCGGCGAACTCCCGGCCGCGGGAGATCCCCCCGCGGTAGTTCGGGCGGAAGACGACGTAGCCGCGGCTCGTCAGCGCCGCA of the Halobiforma lacisalsi AJ5 genome contains:
- a CDS encoding S1C family serine protease; its protein translation is MNDSRVDRRRFLAAAGAGLLGAVAGCAEPRGDDPIEGGSVHEIDRENVADGSAYTDVYETIIDSVTMVRVLGVSDPITGDVGRGQGSGFLFDENHVVTNDHVVAGGEDADLQYINGDWTSTRLVGTDPHSDLAVLEVDHVPESASPLSLAEERPVVGQQVLAVGNPYGLEGTLTEGIVSGVNRTVNPPGRQFSLPNVVQTDAAVNPGNSGGPLVDLDGDVVGVVNATGGDNIGFAISAALTARVVPSLIEDGEYRHSFMGIGLTSVDRIIAQENDLERATGVMVTEVFSGEAAEGVLEGADSTVRRSGEPIPVGGDVILEMDGEPIPDRHALSTFLALETSPGETIDLRLWRDGTETTEELTLGSR
- a CDS encoding tRNA pseudouridine(54/55) synthase Pus10 — its product is MITEDARALLATGGVCDSCLGRPFADRSFGLTNAERGRALRTTVALADDEDFDPTPPTDCWVCEGYCGTFDPIADAVVEALEGVDFATYQVGTQVPPLVEENDRLLREDAGLEPDVGESLKREVNREVGRRVGARTGAEVDFDRPDVLAVVDLEGFDPREALETGSVTGHAVDVQINPAFVYGRYRKLERDIPQTEWPCRECGGSGIQLGDDGEEPCDYCGGSGYMYDTSVEQTVRPHVVAAMDGDEGTFHGAGREDVDARMLEEGRPFVLEVKRPHERDPDPAELEAKINEAADGSVEVEGLRLATYEMVERVKEHDASKHYRADVEFSEPVDEKRFDEAIAELDGTTLAQETPQRVDHRRAALTRERTVYDLEGELRSSTEAEVRLHGEGGLYVKEFVSGDDGRTEPSLAGTLGVDAEVTALDVTGVEGEDEPFEREEYFLDEPRDGDDDSDDDGSDRN